One Acropora palmata chromosome 2, jaAcrPala1.3, whole genome shotgun sequence genomic window, GTCCTTGGGTAGACCTTTATAttgtcaaatttaaatttcaaagataaGGGCGTTTCTGACgagcaaaatttaaaactcGTCTGTTGCTTAATCTTGCCTGGGTTAACGTCAATCTTCGTTTGAACTAACGAGCCAGGGCTCAAGGGACATGGAAGAGAACTCCCCACCTACATGTGTGTGTACGAGACAGACGCTTGTCATGCAAACCTATGAGATATAACCACGAGAACTCGCCCAAACGTATGATTTAAAATTGTTGACAATATTCACCTGAAAATGAAGCGTTAAATTTCAATCAAAAGAGTTTATCAAAAAATAGAGAGgcataaaaaggaaaactagACTCACTTGTTTGCACTTCTCAGGTGTTGCAGGGCGGTGTCTTTTTCAGACAATGTCTCTGAGAGAGAGTTTGCTAAAAATTGTAAGTCAGAAACGGTGGAAGTTGCGGGTGAAGTGGAACTGAGATGTCCGATGAGGTCTGATAGAAGCGAAGGCATAGCtaatagaaagaaaaacaacaccaATGACTTAGAAACCGATGGACAACTAGATTGGATCAGTGCTGAGAGAACTCGCTTTTCCACAAATAGGTACCACAGTACCTATTTGTACCTGTTTTCCACAAATAGGtaccgcagttcaatatatgaaatatttcatatataacttcacattcattcctcacgggctcattagtacccacaaatgaccagctcccaaggTCAGTGGCTTCAAAGCTCAGTTGGTttgagcgtcgcaccggtatcgcgaggtcacgggttcaaaccccgttgaagtcctgaatttttcaggcttctatatacgcaattgcataaattgcgttaATAACtacgaggatcatagcttacttaaaTGGGTACCGTGCTCAATATACGTGTATGTACGATGGGAATTTGTTGGTTTTCCACACCGCTTTGCTGAACAAGTTTATTGTAGTGTACTGTCAACGACCTTCGTTTGCCGTCGACTGAAATATATCAGCAATGGTATACACCCTAACATACGCtcatagaccattttacagtcgTGTGCTTACTTGTCTGGCctatgaatgaaaatgaggctagAGTTGACCTTGCCTTGACAGAAACCTCATTCCTTTTCTTACGTAAATTCCCACTAATTAGCACAAGAATGGCACCATTAACATAAGTAAAGCAGGGAGTTTTCTACCacaacaaggtcaactccagcctcactttaaTTCAAAGGCCAGACAAATAAGCAGGCAACCATAAAATGAACTCAGAATAGATAACGCATGTAGCAAGGTTTAATATCTTGGTTCCCTTTCCTTTTCGTCAGCCTCGAAGTAGATGTCTTTTTCtctgttatttgtttttaaataaaacgCACATTAGAGACCTTTTGATCCGAGGACCAGGACGAGGAAGAGTTTTGACTGACGTGCTTTCTACGCATGTGCAGTGCGGCTGTCACTGTAACACAACTTTTAAAACTCGTCGTGCTACATTTATCTCCGCTGGATACTAAGGTTTACTCTTCCTCGGGTTAACGTGGACGAAAAGTGGGGGGAAGTTACTTGATTGGTAATAACGTTTATTGCAACCTGTGGACTGGTTCTCAAGGGTTTGACGAGGTCAAAAACCCATTTCATTGGCTGTTGCCACAAAACATTGTGGCAGGAACAagatttaaaatttgcaaacTTTAGAGGCTTAGTCAAAACATTTGAAGCGAGCTGTCTAATTTTGATATTTGGAATGAACCCGAGGAAATGATTAAGTGGAATTCGTCACTTGCTCACCTTGCCTTGAAGAGTTGCCGTAGGATCCTTGGAGCTGTGCTTGAAGTATCTTGTTCTTTCGCTTTTCAAAAATGTTCTGAAAATTACAAACAGAAGTAATTTGGATTTTTAAAGCTATCAAAGAGAGACCCTGTTCCTCTCCTGTGACTGGGGAACGAAGTAATGGATGACACGTAGAGGCTGTTAAAGCCTACAAAATCAAACGGTTAACTGGCACATTTTTCTCAAAGGAAGAAATAGGAGGTTGACAGCATGCTAAAAtcagttttgtcttttgtctGTTGGACCACACCCTCAAATGATGCCCAATAATCTTTGCTCCGTCACCACGCCCAACTTATAAAGTTGCTGAGGAGAACGCAGTATTAAAAGTGCAAATGTCTTATGCCTCCACTATTGACACTTGACAACAcctatttcaaagaaatgaagTATTGGCAATGCTATGACAAGGGCCGCAAAAATATTAGATAAAATGATTCAAATTCCTCCATGGCCTACTAACAAAAGCCATTTTAGATCGTAATTTGCTGATAATATTCCTCAATTAAACAGCATGTGTTTTTGAATTGTTATTCTCCTCACCTTGTATCGAGCCAAAGCAGACACTGccatatttttctcttcctttaGTTGCTTTATCTGCTCTTTCAAATATCttaaaagaaaagggaaaacaaatcaacaagtACTTTgggagaattttttttttaacagtatAACATTTACATATGGCAGAGAGTATCTTTGAATGAAGTATTGCTTGCATTTCTCGGGTTCAGGTATGCCTGAAACAGAGAATGCTTGGAACAGATTTAAGCTACAGGTTACACTTTCTGTGGGTTTCACTGTGTACTTAATAAACCCAGGAGAGGagagcatgagaaaaagcttgCAAATTGCAGGCCTTTGGCAGGTGGTTTACAAGCTTTCCAAGTTACTCAAAAGCCTAACAAGACAGTAAATCCAACGATAATGCACTGACAAGAGACAATAAACTGACCCATTTTCCATGAGTTCACTGCCATTGTAATCACTGGAGTAGAGAGCATGCGAAAAAGCTTGCAAATTGCTGCCTGCGGCAAGGGATTTACCAGCTTTTCAAGTTAATCAAAAGCCTGACAAGACAGTACATCCAACACTGACAAGAGACAATAAACTGACCTATTTTCCATCAAAACAGAGTCTATGTCGACCAAGCGTCTGTCATCAGCTCCAAGAATGAAATTCAACTGTGTGTTAAGCCTTTCAGATTTGTCCTTATAATGATCTCTCTTTAACAccaaacaagaacaagaacacaGTTTTAAAGCTCATCTAAGGTTCACTTATCTCACGGTGTTAACAGTGTTCTGTTGTACAGCTGTACGGTACAGAAATAATTTTACTTCATAGCTAGTACCTCTGTAGCAATCTCTGCTTTTTCGTCACTAATGGCCATTTTGTCTCTTTCCAACTCCATCATCTAAATAAttacaacaaggaaaagaaCACACTATAAATAGTATGCTTCAGCAGCTCATAACAAACTATAGTAACAGTAGTGTTTTGTCAAACACAACAATTTGATAGACTGTtacagggctgcaaataatttctcGGCTGGCGCCGGTCAAATTGTTCGATCAAACCTATTTTTCCTCGgacatatcccatttttggcccgacaaacattgataataataacattgaacctttaaatatttaaacctTGAAACTCTAAGTTTTTTCCTTACCAGCGTAAACGACTGGACAAATTGTCCGGCCATGTAAGGATTTGACCGTATAAAACCTATGAATTTTTGACCGAACATTGCCCGTTGACCTgccgttatttgcagccctgcaGTTattaattaaggacggtgcctactaataaaagatattttttccccggtgtgtgattatgcaggaaacgtagatcttaacaagtcctattgaaatctgaaaagaaaattgggggtaaccacgcatttttcaaagataattcatgaataatatctgtcaaaagctttaaaatacaaagcaatgtatggcgttctttctgaaattgaagcttaattatctctcaaaaatgcatggttacccccaattttctttttggataccaagagtacttactaagatctactttctccggatagttttaaaccgcgcaaaaatatccctgtattagtaagcactggcgatagtaaatccgagtatctggagatgcacagaacgtatgcgcaataacaatagtaggcaccgtccttaattaagATGATACCTTTTCTTGGTTCTTttccaactgagctatgagaTCTTGACGTGGGTCCAAATCACCATCACCAGCCTTGATGCTGTTGCTGCGATTCTTTTGCTTTGCCATTACATCATGCAAAAGTTGGATGTCCTCCTGAGAATCACGATACAGTTGACGCAACTCAGCCAAGTCTTTCTTTAGGGCTTTGTTTTCCGCTCGTGACTCACACAACATTTGGGATAACGTCTGCCaaaagcatgcaaaaaataTCATCAatgtaaatgcaaaatatAACAGCACTTTACTCATTCTGACTAACAGATTTACTCAGTGGACAACACAATCAAACAAGCCAAGATTTTCatactttttgctttctttctctgacattttgaagttcttgttccCAGACACTGTTTCCAGAGAATGAGGATCccctctgaaaaaaaaaaaacaagcaaaaactgCATTAGCACTGGCTGATTTTAactaaaattatcattttttacTGCTCTTTccttgaggaaaaaaattgttggtATAACAACTCAGATTGCTTTATTTTTGAAGGCAGCAAATATGAAATAATTGCATCTGGGTGCCTGTTCATTGTTTACTAATAAGGAAACCAACAATTGGCAGGTATAAATGACAATAAAGGAAATGATGGTTGTAAAAGTACTGGAGAAAACTGACAGGGTGAGATACTAATCCTCAGATTTGTGCGATGAGCTCCTTTGATgaggataaaataaaataaaggaatGCCACATTTTTCAGATTGTGGGAAAAATTTTACACAATGTTCCAAGTTTGTTCTCAACCCTGGAAAAATTATGGTGGAAGATGTCTTGGAAAAAACTTGATTTCTGCTGACTgtaaaataaatcatcaaCCAAATTAAATGTTGGGCTTCTTAAATTTGTACTTCTTTTCTTCTTAGAATGTACTCAGATATCTTACCTTTTTAACAGGTGTGGATGAATTGGGTTTCTTTGCTTGTTTAAGATTCTCTTGCTCTGTCTCTTTCTTCTTGAAATCATCAACCTCTTTCACCTAAAATCAAAAAATGCACTAAGCCATCATTATCCAGGCTATATATGCAAGcctaaaataatatttcttgCTGATTTCAATCCATTTTTTACATATCACCATACCTCATGAATAAACTAAAATAACTAAAGCGTGTTTTGCATATGGGCTTTCCACTTCCACACCACCCTTTTACTTCATTAGTGGAAGTGCTTCAAGCATGGAGATCACAATTCTTCCAGTATGAGTAgaatacaataataaaattattattttcatgaaTGAACTCTGGctagttttgaaataaatggaTCATACTGAAAATTTCTTATAATTTCTTAGCAATTGTGTAGATAAGaaccaggccccagttgttcaaagcttggATAGTGCTATACAGCAGATAAATGCTGAAATGATCCTGACTTATCTATTTAGGTGTTACCTCcacagaaaattattttggtaTCAAGCCAGTTGATAACCGTCAAATAAGTCACCACtgtaaaaaataatacaaagctgacattttgagtGGTGGTTTTAATAACTGCTTAATAACTGAGAGTGAGGTCCTTacgggaaaatctcaaactgaGGCCTTGCCGTATTGACCTTGCTATCGCTGGGTCAATACGGTAGGTCGaggtttgagattttcccATAACGACCGAACGGTCGAGGttattaagttgtttattatatgtCACAACAACATTAATTTACAGACCAACATTAGATGAttttttaattactttttgctttgtttttgcaagcccGTAATTGGCCTGTGGGCATTACGGGAGAATAATGCCCTACAATTCAGtcacaattagccaatcagagcacacgTTATATCGGCTACAAACACAAGCCAGATAATAAacagtggtaatttgacaccaaatttttgtgtttcaattCCCCACTGCCGTGGTTTCACAGTTTCTTTGCAGTCTAAGCCTGTCATATTTAGGCATTGGATGCTCTCGCGTAGTGAGATGTAAGGTTAAACCCGCACCATATTAATTGTATGGCTACAAGTAGAGTAGAAGGGTTAAAGATTAATATGAAAAATCCTAGATGGgctcaatgaaaaaaatcctCAAAGCTAGCCAAGGCAAAGCAGAATTGTCATGCGGGCATTCGTGCCAGTCCCGCACACGCATGATGGGTTTAAAATAACAATGTTTCATGCTGAAGTTTCACAGGATTTTAATCAaaggatgatgatgatgatgatgatgatgatgatgatgatgatagaAACAAGAATAAACCTAccagttgttttattttggttttgtaaATATCTCTTTCCCTTTGGCACAACTCCAAGTCACTGGTCAGAATCTTAAGGGCCTCTCTTTTACTGTTTAACTTCTTTTTGCAAATGTTGTACTGAAAATGAAGACAAAGAATCACAATTattaaacaaacatggacaatgaaatttaattcaGATACACAAGAAGCCTCTGGATATGATCTTTATTCAATGTTCAAAGACATTTAAAAGGACCTTTATCCTCAAAGACCTTTAAAACACTGAGATTTTCTTTATCCCAGAGGGGCATTGATTTTTAAAAGAGATAACATTTAGTAAGTATTCCAAATAAATTGCAATGCGGATGAGTTGTCTGAAATTACCCTTGgagtaaaaacaaattaaaaatttcaacaatttgCTGAAGCCAGGtcaattattctttttctgaTATGACTTCTCAGTGAGTTGCTTGGGCAGATAGTGCtttgatatatttttgaaGCATAATACAGCCTTTCAGATCACTCCATCCCCCTGAATTATGAAATAAgttaataaat contains:
- the LOC141873266 gene encoding coiled-coil domain-containing protein 149-A-like; translation: MTLARSEREWAILVNEYNICKKKLNSKREALKILTSDLELCQRERDIYKTKIKQLVKEVDDFKKKETEQENLKQAKKPNSSTPVKKRGSSFSGNSVWEQELQNVRERKQKTLSQMLCESRAENKALKKDLAELRQLYRDSQEDIQLLHDVMAKQKNRSNSIKAGDGDLDPRQDLIAQLEKNQEKMMELERDKMAISDEKAEIATERDHYKDKSERLNTQLNFILGADDRRLVDIDSVLMENRYLKEQIKQLKEEKNMAVSALARYKNIFEKRKNKILQAQLQGSYGNSSRQAMPSLLSDLIGHLSSTSPATSTVSDLQFLANSLSETLSEKDTALQHLRSANKILGHRVAELEKKLKTLEVSGLWSLQGHRGYGSTEADKLSQEAIYGQLKALIPGKDKQANGDNDDQSSTPENTERGSEPSSPSSPGWGVAQQSPTFDLNSLQGEVEEGMLVNVSGGSGDELEELGCLELGDVSDNDELDEATDKITLTDACNIDVSTQAEDPGEDSCGNEEISKLAEKCNREFESVVDSNCNHKNDSTNSSDTNDTEVINKDIDP